The following nucleotide sequence is from Mangifera indica cultivar Alphonso chromosome 1, CATAS_Mindica_2.1, whole genome shotgun sequence.
ATGAATCAGTTCATATGAGTGTACTTGTCACCGTCATGGCCGACCGTTTCATGTCAAATTCTCAGGTTTTCAACGACGTCGTAGCGGGTTCGTTGTCTCTCAGCAGTTACACGAAAATTACAGGGAAAGTTTCGATCTTCAAGATCTTCAAGGTTCATGTGACCACGGTTTCGGAGTGTAGCTTCACTGTATTTATATCCAACCGCACAACCAGCGACGAACAGTGTACGTACAAGAGTAgcttatgatatatattaaacgATGTCGTTGTCTCTTCTTTTCTctgattattaatatatatttgttttatgcAATAAAAAATTCGATTTTGATTTAAGGGGATGGTTCAATTTTTGTTCACAACTCAAAATACATTTCCAGTACAGAGCTTCGATTTTGTCCCCTTGTACTGTGCAAAAAAATTAGTTTCCATTGATTTTGTCCATTTCGTATATATAGATAGAAGGAGGGTGCATTCGAATCAAACTGGCTCGTTGTTCGGTTTACATGAATTGAGTTTCAATGAAAGAATGATCAACTAAAACATGAACACGGGCCCTGTATAAATGTTTACGAACAGCACCTAAATACAGGAACTTGCAGGTCCCCTACCCCGCTACTGATTTCGTGGTGTGTAACTGCAACCAAAATCCTAACCCACCACCGCTACCTGCTCGCCCCAccactataattttttttttttttccaggaaAGCAGAAGATCCTCCATAGAAGCTTCTCATCTcacaacatttttttcttcaatgtgAAACACCAGGagctttaaaataattaataaaaaaataacagcTATCTATAAACACATAATCCCAAAATTCAAGATTCCATTGTTgctggaagaagaagaagaagaagaagatggacGTTGAAGCGAAGAAGCGACGTTTCGTCAGCCGGAAGTGGAGGAACATATGCATATGCCTTGGATTCGCTCTAATTTTGCTGACAGTTTTAATGGTGATCTTAGCATTCACTGTATTTAAATCCAAAGACCCCGTAATCACCGTCGATTCCGTCGCTCTTAATAATCTCAACGTGCGGCTTGATGTGACCAGAGTGGCAGTGAATCTCAACTTGACCGTCTTCGTCAATCTTACTGTCGAAAACCCGAACAAAGTCGGCATGAAGTACAAGGACAGCGTGGCGGTGTTGACTTGCAGAGGAGAGCAAGTGGGTGAAATTCCGATTCCCGCTGGCGAAGTATCGGCCGATGAAACAGTTCGTATGCTTTTATATCTCACCGTGATGGCCGACCGGTTAGTGTCCAATCCTCGAATCTTTTCCGACGTCGTATCGGGTTCGTTGCCTCTTAGCACTTACACCAAAATTTCTGGAAAAGTCCCAATCTTTAATGCTTTCAATGTTCATGTGATCTCTGTTTCCAACTGTAGCTTCACTGTCTATATATCTAACCGTACAACCAGCGAAGAACTCTGTACCTATAAGAATAGCTTATAATAAATTCAGCTTTATGAAGCTTTACTTTAATGGATTCGATTTTTGTTTGTACTTGAACCAAACTAAACCCCGTTACTAGATTCTCCATTCAAGTAagttatgatttgattttgtcTCTTTGTTCTTTTGCCTGTCACCTTGACAAAGGGCCAGCCCAGCCATAGTAGTTATTAAGGTACAGATCTTTGTTTTTATCGACCCcattaaaattcaaagaagTTATCTCCACGGTCGGGTAGCCAAGCCTGATCCAAGCCATATTGCCCAGCTGAGTTAAGAAAATCAAATTCGTATCATCAGAGGGATGAACACTATCTTGGCCAGAAAAACAGTATCATCCAATGAAAAAATGAGTTGATCCGAAGTCCAGCCattgaattgaaattccaaCTCTAAATCGACTACTTCGATCCAAGGCCTGGATCACCACTACTTACAgctatatttattattattatttctagtAGATATCTTCTAAAGGTAGATTTTCTCTTCTGGCTTGGATATGGACAAAAGGGCAAGTATGGCTTCTAAATATCAGTAGGTTTCCATGTATGCTTGATTCTGATATTAATGACGCAATCTTCTTCAAAGGGAAGCTGTTTGCTGGCGGTATAAATTCGCACACATTTTTTCTCCCGAAGACtgtaaattactgttcacaacAAGCCAAACccagtaaaattatttttaacctCCTCGATGGCATCAAAGCATGGAAAGATTTTGATTGCATAAAACGTTtgaaagttatatttttttcatagtGATTATCACCATCTAAACAAAGTTTACACTGTGTTGTGCAGCTGAGAGTTTAAAGAGGACTggtaatttgtttattaattggCCTGTTGTTATTGGAGTAGGTTGCAAGCAAGAATTTAAGATTAATATTCTgatttgctttttctttttcttgtttgtataattctttatattaaaatgaagtTAGGtgaaaaatttcattcattttagaCCAATACATGGGTGAAAGGTCTGTTTATGGTATGTCAAATAAGCTGGACAGTGAACACATTTTTAAAGCCATTTAACTTGCCACTACTTCTGCACTCGCAAAAGACTCGGCTGTTTGTTTCCAGGTCAAAAGCTTACATTTAATTCCCTCTCCCCACCAACTGGCATTTCTACAAGACTTTGCAGCAAACTTTGAGCCTTCTAATTCAACATTATATTCAGCACATAACCCGGATCAAGTTTTTCCTCCTCCCCAATGAAAAATCAGAGTAAAAGGCGATGTCTTATAGCCATTGGTGCAATAATATTTCTGATCTTGCTGCTATTCATCATTATCTTGATCCTAGCATTGACTGTGTTTAAGCCAAAACAACCCAAGACTCAAGTTCAATCAGCAAAGGTTGATGGGGTCGCTCCTAGTGTGTCTCTCATCCCCTTGAATATCCGACTCAACCTCACCCTCGACCTTCAGATCCTTGTTAAGAATCCGAACCATGCCAGTTTCAAGCATGGCACTGGTAACAGTATCCTTGAATATCGCGACAAACAGATTGGAGAGGCTGATATCTACCCGGGCTATATTCCGGCCACCGGATCCACCAGTTTTCCTTGCAGACTTACACTTCAGGTAGACCAGCTTGCATCTAATTTAACTTCTCTGATCACTGACATAATAGGTGGTCATCTAGTCATGGAGACGCACACAAAGATTCCAGGCAGAATCAACTTCTTGGGGATTTTCAAGAAACATGTTGTCACTTCTTCTGATTGCCAATTTACTATTGCTTTTCCTTCTCTGAATATCACCAAGCAAGAGTGCAAGAACAAGCTTTGATCCATATTTTTTCACAAGGAAATTGGTTGGACtggattaaaatataattttctttgcGCCTTGCCTTTGCGCCTTGCCTTTGCTTCTGCCTTCAGTTTCTGCTTTTCCCCCGTTAAGACTGTTAGATTCCTCTACTTATTGTCACTATGAATGCTTGTTGAAAAAGTCAGAATCAGAATTAGAAGCAAATTCTTTGTTTCATATTCGCAGATGCGATTTTTCAGAGCTTACATATGTTTTTTTCCTTAGGTTGATGTATAGAGTTGTCATCAATAATTTAGATGCCTGCGTGGAGGGCAGATATTGTATACAGCAAGAAAACTATGTCAGgttttatatcatcatttttaaacttttttttttaatgtagaaatcttcatctttctgtgactttataacttttttttgaGTCATATGCATCTATTGTAGCGATAAACAGaacaaaattcacattttgatcATAGAATAAATAGATTACATGCATAGGATTGGATTAGATCCGAGCTAAGCCTGAAAAGAGTCAATTCGAAATCAACAGTTTAAACTTAATTCGAAAACAAGTTAACACTATATTCAATCTGAGCTAATCAAACTTGATATTCAAATCGACtccttttaaaacaaaaagtcCAATCCTTAGCTTGAACTTAACttatttgaaccaaaaattGAATCTAAGGTGAACATATGCATAGAATAACTGGGCAGGAATTTGTTTATAGAAATAATCATCGACAGCAGGAGATGCTTGACTGTAAAAACCAATGACAGCAGGATAATGGTTGAATTTAGGAACTGAGTCCACATAATGGTCATCCACATCCATTGAGAAATGCAGaatcaatttgaatccaaaatcTCCATCTTGTTTTCCCATGATACAAGTGTTATCTTGGAAGGCTTAAAACAGCCTGAAGAATGAACCAAAACCAATTTGGGCACATCTAGAGAACATTTTGGCACATTAAGACCCCAAATGATAATCAACTGCCAGCAGCGGCAATTGCGGTCTTGCACTACATCTTTCACAGcgtaaagaagaaaatatccCAAACAACTTATTGCCCAGGGTGGATTCAAGCAAGCCAATTTCAAACAAGGGCTTGCTTGAGCTCGTTTAGAATTCAGAGTGACCAGCTCGAGATCAGGATCGTCTCGCTCGCCTAGTGAACAATATTGTTGGAGATAtaaaagaagaatcaacaaaataagaagaatcatttgaatccaaaacattggccaaagaaggaaaaaagaataacTAGCGAAGTGAACGCTGGTGTGGCAACATCAGCAATGTATCAACCTCAAGCTGAACAGCGATCCGAACCCAATCCGGCTCAAATCATGTCCACCCCTTCTAGAAGAAAAAGTTGTGCTAAGATAATAGTTGAGGAAAACGCACATGACATACTAGTATAAGAGCGGAAAATATCCAAAACCAGTTacttttacaaaaatttaactAAGAAGGAATTCAATTCTCAAGCAGCAAAATGGATAATTCATATATTACATAGAAAAGAAATGTCACCAACTAAAAGAGAAGCAAAACAATCATATGAATTGATACAAATAAGCAGAGTGTCAAAGAGAAGCCACCATGCACAAATAATTCTTTTGTTACAAAGAAATCAGATAAAGGACATTGAAAATGttcagataaaaaaaaaaaatacctagAGAACTTATCAATAAGATTAACATCAACTATACAATTCTAGCACTATGCTGTAAGCTGGGGTAGACAGAACAGTTTTCTCTTGAAACATATTCTCCCAGTGCCACAAGGTATAATTTAGAGGATTCCAAAAGTACAACACGATGAAGTAAGGCAAATATTAGTCACTGCTTGCTGCTATGTCATTCTCAGCATCGAAACCTCAAGATTGCACTATTGTCAGCTATGTCAAAAACTTACAAATCCACTATATCAGAATTCGAGTTTTCTGCCTAATCCTAAATCAATCTTCCTTGATTTTGCTGAGGGCTTCTTCACTGGAGCGCCAGGGCTAGTTTCTGCAATTCCATTTAGGTGAGGAGCTGGAGGTGTCTTGCAACAGTCAGAATCCCATTCTGTGTTTGAAATTTCAGCTAGGAGGTCCTCAGTCTGCTTTGAAACAATAGCTTCCAAG
It contains:
- the LOC123223799 gene encoding uncharacterized protein LOC123223799; amino-acid sequence: MDVEAKKRRFVSRKWRNICICLGFALILLTVLMVILAFTVFKSKDPVITVDSVALNNLNVRLDVTRVAVNLNLTVFVNLTVENPNKVGMKYKDSVAVLTCRGEQVGEIPIPAGEVSADETVRMLLYLTVMADRLVSNPRIFSDVVSGSLPLSTYTKISGKVPIFNAFNVHVISVSNCSFTVYISNRTTSEELCTYKNSL
- the LOC123193456 gene encoding uncharacterized protein LOC123193456 — protein: MKNQSKRRCLIAIGAIIFLILLLFIIILILALTVFKPKQPKTQVQSAKVDGVAPSVSLIPLNIRLNLTLDLQILVKNPNHASFKHGTGNSILEYRDKQIGEADIYPGYIPATGSTSFPCRLTLQVDQLASNLTSLITDIIGGHLVMETHTKIPGRINFLGIFKKHVVTSSDCQFTIAFPSLNITKQECKNKL